The Lycium barbarum isolate Lr01 chromosome 12, ASM1917538v2, whole genome shotgun sequence genome includes a region encoding these proteins:
- the LOC132622503 gene encoding protein S40-1-like produces MDEFNGGYSNRNKGKTEKDGDFEEEDVWAFVKERDNSSKVIIPRGNSISSSRSTSNKSMVQKSSSSSPVNIPDWSKNFNNKKSRRVSTITDHGSSSSIATSDGNVDTSINVDEEEDDYGDGMVPPHEYIARRLARNQIAASFSMMEGVGRTLKGRDLSKLRNAILTKTGFLE; encoded by the coding sequence ATGGATGAGTTTAATGGTGGCTATAGCAACAGAAACAAAGGAAAAACTGAGAAAGATGGGGACTTTGAAGAAGAAGATGTATGGGCGTTTGTGAAGGAAAGAGACAATTCATCAAAGGTGATTATTCCAAGAGGTAACAGTATTAGTAGTAGTAGGAGTACTAGTAACAAGTCCATGGTTCAAAAATCTTCATCATCAAGTCCTGTTAACATTCCAGACTGGTCCAAGAATTTCAATAACAAGAAATCAAGAAGAGTTAGTACTATAACAGATCATGGTTCATCATCATCAATTGCTACTAGtgatggaaatgttgatactagtatTAATGtagatgaagaagaagatgattaTGGTGATGGAATGGTGCCACCACATGAATATATAGCAAGAAGGCTAGCAAGAAATCAGATTGCTGCTTCATTCTCAATGATGGAAGGAGTTGGAAGGACTCTTAAGGGAAGGGACCTTAGTAAATTGAGGAATGCCATTTTAACTAAGACTGGTTTCTTGGAATAG